DNA sequence from the Planifilum fimeticola genome:
TACAGCCCGGAACCGGTGGGGGATTATTTCGCCGGTCCCAACCACGTCCTCCCCACCAACGGAACGGCCCGCTTCTTTTCTCCCCTGTCCGTGGATGATTTCCTGAAGAAGACCAGCTTGATCGCCTACAGCCGGGAGGCGCTTCTGCGGGTCGGCCCCCGGGTGATCACCCTGGCGGAAGGGGAGGGGCTGGGTGCCCACGCCGAATCGATCCGCGTTCGCCTCGAGCGGGAAAAAGGGGAGAAACGGGATGAGTGATCGCACCGCGACGATTCATCGCAAAACGAAGGAAACGGAGATCACCCTGACCCTGAATCTGGACGGGTCGGGGAAGGCGGAGCTGGAGACGGGAGTTCCCTTTCTGGAGCACATGCTGGACCTGTTTGCCAAGCACGGGCTGTTTGACCTGCAGGTGAGAGCGAGAGGGGATGTTCATATCGACGACCACCATACGGTGGAAGACATCGCCATCTGCCTCGGGACCGCCCTGCGCAGGGCCCTGGGGGACAAAGCGGGTATCCGCCGATACGGCCATGCCGTCATCCCGATGGACGAGTCCCTGGGCCAGGTGGCGGTGGATTTGTCGGGTCGCTCGCACCTGGAGTTCAAGGCCGAGTTTCCCGACTTGCGGGTGGGAACCTTCGCCACGGAACTGGTTCACGAGTTTTTCTGGAAGCTGGCGATGGAGGGAAGGATGAACCTCCACGTTCTTCTCCATTACGGCCGGAACACCCACCACATGATCGAATCCCTGTTCAAAGCCCTGGGGAGGGCTTTGGACGAGGCCACTCGGTTGGATCCCCGGATCCAGGGGATCCCGTCCTCCAAAGGGGTGCTTTAGCATGATTGCCGTCATCGACTACGGAATGGGCAACCTGCACAGCGTCAGCCGCGCCCTGGAGCGGATGGGCTTTTCCTATGCCATCACCTCCGATCCGGAAACCGTCGAAAGGGCGTCCGGGCTCATCCTCCCCGGGGTGGGCGCCTTCGGGGACGCGATGCGGGAGCTGACGGAACGGAATCTCGTCGGAGTGATCAAACGGGAGGCTTTCAAGGGAAAACCTCTGCTCGGGATCTGCCTCGGGATGCAGCTTCTCTTCACCGTCAGTGAAGAGCACGGTCATCACCAGGGGCTGAACCTCCTCCCCGGCCGCGTAGTGCGGTTTGAGGGGGACTTCAACATTCCCCACATGGGTTGGAACAGCCTCGCGTTCATCCAGTTTCATCCCCTCCTGTACGGATTGGATGAGGGGTACGTGTACTTCGTTCATTCCTATCACGTGCTGCCCGACAACCGGGAGGATATCCTGGCCGTGACCGATTATCACGGGCCGGTGACGGCCGTCGTGGGCAGGAACCGGATTTTCGGCATGCAGTTTCATCCGGAAAAGAGCGGGACGCTGGGGCGGGAACTGCTCCGCCGCTTCGCTTCTCTTTGCGAATCCGAGGTGGGGGTGTCATGAGCTTCATCCTCTATCCGGCGGTGGATCTGCGGGGCGGAAAGTGCGTCCGGCTGTATCAGGGGGACTACGGGGCGGAAACGGTATACGATGAGGACCCGGTGGGAGTCGCCCGGAAGTGGCGGGCGGCGGGGGCCGAATGGTTGCACGTGGTCGATCTGGACGCCGCCCGTACGGGCGAGCCGGTCAATTTGCCGGTGATCCGGGAGATAGCCTTAAGCGTCGACATCCCCCTTCAGGCGGGAGGCGGAGTCCGGTCGATGGAGAGGCTGGAGCTCTTGCTTTCCGCCGGTGTCCAGCGGGTGGTTCTGGGCTCCGCCGCCATCGACGATCCCCGGTTTGTCCGGGAAGCCCTCGCCCGTTACGGGGATCGCATCGCCCTCGGCATCGATGCCCGGAACGGCCGGGTCGCCACCCACGGTTGGCTGGAGACCACCGAGGTGGCGGCGGAGGATCTGGCAAAGGAAATGGTTCGCCACGGCGCGGAAACCTTTATTTTTACCGACATTTCGCGGGACGGTACCCTGTCCGGTCCCAACGTGGAGGCCATCCTTTCCCTGGCCCGGGCTTGCGGAAAACGGGTGATCGCCTCCGGAGGGGTTCGCGATACGGAGGATGTGCTCCGGTTGGCCCGGCATGCCGGGGAAGGCGTGGCCGGGGCCGTGGTCGGCCGCGCCCTCTACACGGGCGGACTGGACCTGGGTGAGGCCATGAGGCGTCTAACTCGGGAAACGGGAGAGGAAGGCCGATGATTACGAAACGGATCATACCCTGTCTGGACGTGAAGGACGGTCGGGTGGTGAAGGGAGTCTCCTTCGTCAATCTGAGGGATGCCGGGGATCCGGTGGAGCTGGCCGCGCTGTATGACCGGGAAGGGGCCGACGAACTGGTCTTCCTGGATATTTCCGCTTCCCAGGAAGGAAGGGGGACGATGGCGGACATCGTCCGGGAGGCGGCGGCCGAGCTGAGCATCCCCTTCACCGTGGGAGGAGGGATTTCCTCCGTGGAGGACATGTTCCGCCTTCTCCGCGCCGGTGCGGACAAGGTGTCGATCAACACCGCCGCCGTCCTCCGTCCGGAACTGGTGGAGGAAGGGGCGCGCCGTTTCGGCAGCCAATGCATCGTGGTGGCCATCGATGCCCGCTGGGACCCCGAAAGGAAGGACTGGGTGGTCCACACCCACGGAGGCCGCCGGTCCACCGACCGTCGGGCGGTGGACTGGGCGAAGGAAGTGGCCGAGCGGGGGGCCGGGGAGATCCTCCTCACCAGCATGGATCAGGATGGGCAAAAGAGCGGGTTTGACCTGGAACTGACCCGTCGGGTCGCCTCCAGCGTCCGCGTCCCGGTGATCGCCTCCGGCGGGGCGGGCGCCCTGGAGCATTTTTATGAGGTGTTTTCCTCCACCCCGGCGGCTGCCGCTTTGGCCGCATCCCTCTTCCATTACCAGGAGCTGAGGATCCGAGAGGTCAAGGCCTACCTGAAGGAGAAGGGGGTGAACGTCCGTTGGCCCTGACCCTGGATGTTTCGCAGGTTCGTTTTGATGAGCGGGGATTGGTGCCGGCCATCGTCCAGGATGCCGTGAGCAAGGAAGTATTGACGTTGGCTTACATGAACGAGGAAGCCTTGCGCAAGACCCTGGAGACCGGGGAAACCTGGTTCTGGAGCCGCTCCCGGCAAGCGTTGTGGCATAAAGGGGAGACATCGGGCAACACCCAGCGGGTTCTTTCCCTTTCCTTCGACTGTGACCGGGATGCCCTCCTGGTGCGGGTGATCCCTTCCGGTCCCGCCTGCCACAAGGGGACGACCAGCTGCTTTGAAAAGCCGGATCTCCCGTCCGGGGAAACGGAAGAACATGGCCGCTTCGCCATCCTGAACCGGTTGGAGTCGCTGATCGCATCCAGGGAGGCGGAGCGGCCCGAGGGTTCCTACACCACCTACCTGTTTGAGAAGGGGCTGGACAAGATCCTGAAAAAGGTGGGCGAAGAGGCGGCGGAGGTGATCATCGCCGCCAAGAATCGCTCTCCGGAGGAACTCCGATACGAAACGGCCGATCTGGTTTTTCATCTCTTGGTGCTTCTGCGGGAGGCGAAGCTTCCTCTGGACGAAGTGCTGGAGGAGCTGTCCCGCCGTCACCGGGAAGGCTGAGAGCGGCGTAGGCGTTTTTTCGAGCACCTTGACCGGGGTGCTCTTTGTCGTTGTTGCGGATGAGCTTGAGCCGATTTTCACGGACCGTCCACGCTTTTGATTCCCGGCGGCGGACCGCCGATTCCGCGCGAAAACCGTAAGCCCTTCGCTTTTCGCTGTACGGATCCGATCCGTACAGCTGATACAGCAGCTTTCGGATCCGCCGGGATTGATCGGCGGATTCGCTGGCCAACTGAAGGATCAGTTTTCTTTCTTCCAGCGTGCATTCCTCGGACAGGCATCGGGTGAGGGCGAGCATCGCGGCGTTGACCCGCTGCAGGCAGTGGATCAGGTGTTCAGGAGAAGCCATAAGTGATCCCCCCCAATGGTGGTCCGCCGGTTCAATCGGAAGGCAGGGGGCCGGCGACCGGATGTTTCCGTCGTCGGTGAGCGGTTCCGACGAAAAATGGGAACGTTTGTTCGATAACCATTTTATCGAATTGCCGGAGCTTTGTCCATCCGATTTTTATGTCGATTATTGGGGATCGTAAAGCCCGATTTCCGGATCGGGGGCCCGACTGGATCTGCCTGCGCCCCGGGGTTTCGAGCCCGCCCGTCCGCCGCCTGTCCGCAGGCTTGTTCCCCCCTCCATCCGGGGCATATCATTGGCGTGGAAAATATGGTATACTTTTTATACCATACCACCGGCCAATCGGCCTGCGCCGAGTGGGGGGAAGATGAAAAAGTCAGCAAAGAAACAGGCTCGTTCCAATAAGGTGGTCCGTCTTCGGATGGACGCCGGCTTCTTCTTTGAGCGTGCGGTCCGCTCCCTGGACCGCCACAATTACGACAAGGCCTTGAAATATTTTCGGATTGCC
Encoded proteins:
- the hisB gene encoding imidazoleglycerol-phosphate dehydratase HisB → MSDRTATIHRKTKETEITLTLNLDGSGKAELETGVPFLEHMLDLFAKHGLFDLQVRARGDVHIDDHHTVEDIAICLGTALRRALGDKAGIRRYGHAVIPMDESLGQVAVDLSGRSHLEFKAEFPDLRVGTFATELVHEFFWKLAMEGRMNLHVLLHYGRNTHHMIESLFKALGRALDEATRLDPRIQGIPSSKGVL
- the hisH gene encoding imidazole glycerol phosphate synthase subunit HisH → MIAVIDYGMGNLHSVSRALERMGFSYAITSDPETVERASGLILPGVGAFGDAMRELTERNLVGVIKREAFKGKPLLGICLGMQLLFTVSEEHGHHQGLNLLPGRVVRFEGDFNIPHMGWNSLAFIQFHPLLYGLDEGYVYFVHSYHVLPDNREDILAVTDYHGPVTAVVGRNRIFGMQFHPEKSGTLGRELLRRFASLCESEVGVS
- the hisA gene encoding 1-(5-phosphoribosyl)-5-[(5-phosphoribosylamino)methylideneamino]imidazole-4-carboxamide isomerase produces the protein MSFILYPAVDLRGGKCVRLYQGDYGAETVYDEDPVGVARKWRAAGAEWLHVVDLDAARTGEPVNLPVIREIALSVDIPLQAGGGVRSMERLELLLSAGVQRVVLGSAAIDDPRFVREALARYGDRIALGIDARNGRVATHGWLETTEVAAEDLAKEMVRHGAETFIFTDISRDGTLSGPNVEAILSLARACGKRVIASGGVRDTEDVLRLARHAGEGVAGAVVGRALYTGGLDLGEAMRRLTRETGEEGR
- the hisF gene encoding imidazole glycerol phosphate synthase subunit HisF → MITKRIIPCLDVKDGRVVKGVSFVNLRDAGDPVELAALYDREGADELVFLDISASQEGRGTMADIVREAAAELSIPFTVGGGISSVEDMFRLLRAGADKVSINTAAVLRPELVEEGARRFGSQCIVVAIDARWDPERKDWVVHTHGGRRSTDRRAVDWAKEVAERGAGEILLTSMDQDGQKSGFDLELTRRVASSVRVPVIASGGAGALEHFYEVFSSTPAAAALAASLFHYQELRIREVKAYLKEKGVNVRWP
- the hisIE gene encoding bifunctional phosphoribosyl-AMP cyclohydrolase/phosphoribosyl-ATP diphosphatase HisIE, with the translated sequence MALTLDVSQVRFDERGLVPAIVQDAVSKEVLTLAYMNEEALRKTLETGETWFWSRSRQALWHKGETSGNTQRVLSLSFDCDRDALLVRVIPSGPACHKGTTSCFEKPDLPSGETEEHGRFAILNRLESLIASREAERPEGSYTTYLFEKGLDKILKKVGEEAAEVIIAAKNRSPEELRYETADLVFHLLVLLREAKLPLDEVLEELSRRHREG